A region of the Candidatus Neomarinimicrobiota bacterium genome:
CGGGGTCATCCGGAAGTTCTGAGGGGACATGTTCACGCGGGTGTTCCATACGCGGCTGAGCCAGTTCGCCGTGCAGGCGGAGCGGCTGGTGGACCCCACCCTGGCCACCCATCCCATCGCGGTGATCACCTCCCCGGCGCAGAACGGCACCATCCTGGACCTCTCGTCCGAGGCGCGGGCGGAGGGGCTTAGCCGGGGGATGCGGGTGTCACTGGCGCGGAAGGTCTCGCGCATTACCGTGCTGCTACCCTTCAACGCCGCCCTGTACCAGAAGGTGCAGGGGATTCTGTTCCAGCGGCTGGTGCGGTTTTCCCCGGCGGTGGAGCCGGTGGGCTACGGCAGTTTTTTCCTGGACATGAGCGGCATGGTGGGCATTTACCGTTCCCTGGAGCAGGCGGGACATCTGCTGGCCCGGGACGTGGCCGGGCAGCTAGACCTGACGCCGCGGGTGGGCATCGGCCGCAACAAGCTGGTGACCGCCATCGCCACGAGATTACCATGGGACGACCACGTGCTGGAGGTGCCCCAGGGGAACGAGCCGGGGTTTCTGGCCCCCCTGCGCAGCCGCATGCTGCCCGTGGCCCGGGAGAAGCCCGTCCACCGCGCGATAATGGACCTCAACCTGCTGATTATCCAGGACGTACAGCATTTGATCGTGCGGGAGTCCCTGCGGCAGGCGGTGTTCGGGGCTTTCGCCCGGCAGGTGGCCGCCCAGGCCCAGGGCATCGACACCTCGGTGGTCAGGCCGCTGCAGCTGGGTATTGCCTCCGACCATATCGTGGAGCGCTATGTCCTCCCGGAGGACACCAACGACGAGGAGCGGCTGCAGGGGGCGGTGCAGCTGCTGGCGGAGACGGTGGGGTACCAGCTGCGGCGGTCGGGGCGCGTGGCCCGGCGGGTGACGCTCCAGGTGCACTACACGGACGGCTACGAGCTGCGGGCCGTGGGGCGGCTGGCGCGCAACGATGCCGTGAGCGTGATGCAGGAGCTGGTGGGCCTTTACCGGCGGGCCAATCGGCGGCGGGGACGGCTCCGCGCCCTCACCGTGGACGCCGACCGGCTGGAGCCCTTCGCCGAGCAGCTGGCCCTCCTCGACCCCCGGCGGGAAGAACGGCAGGAGCGCCTCACCCGCGCCCTGGACCACCTCCGCCAGCGGCACGGAAACGGCCGGGTGCTGCCGGCCAGCGCCCTGCTGCCCGGCCAGGAAAGCAAGCAAGCCGCCTCCTAACCCTGACCTCCCTCAGAGAGAGGGACTGAAGGAAGATACCTAGAACTGAGAAAAAGCGCAGATGTTCTGCCACCTGAACGTCCACTCGCACTATTCCCCCCTGCGGGGGACGGCCCCGGTGGAGGCGCTGGTGGAGCGCGCCCGGAGCCTGGGCATGACCCACCTGGCCCTCACGGAGGTCAACGGCCTGTGGGGGTTCGTGCGCTTTACCCAGCTGGCCCGCCAGGCCAGCCTGCAGCCCATTTGCGGCGCCCACGTGCTCCTCCGAATGCATCCCTGCGGGATGGGCGGCGACCACCACACCCTCCCGGCCCAGGACGTGCTACTCCTGGTGGAGAACCGGGCGGGCTACGCCAACCTCTGCCGCCTTCTTTCCCGGGTCCATGACGAGCCCGCGAGCGACGTGGCGGCCCTGCTGGCAGCCTTCGGGGAAGGGCTGTTCGTACTGTGCCCCGATCCGGCCCTGCTGAAACGCCTCGCCGGTATCCTGCCCGCCGACCACCTTTACGGCGAACTGCGGCCCGGTCGGGACAGCACTCCGCTCCTGGCCGCCGGCACTGAACTGGGGCTGCCGCCGGTGGCCACCGGTGAGGTCTGTTTCCTGATGCCAGAGGATGCCGAGCTGTACCGGCTGCTGCGGGCCATCGACCGCAACGAGCGCCTCTCCGACCTGCCTGAGTGGGAGGTCAAGTCACCGCAGCACTACTTCGCCGACGAGGCCGAGCTGCGCCGCCGCTATCCCCATTGTCCGGAGGCAGTAGAGCGGGCCTACGAGCTGGCCCGGCGCTGCCACACCGACTGGGACTTCTCCGGCACCATCTTCCCCGGCGTGGGATCCGGCACTGACGCCGACACGCGCCTGCGGCAGCTGGTCTATACCGGGGCCGCCCAGCGCTACCCCGCTCCTCTATCCCCGGAAGTGGTGGCCCGCATCGAGAAGGAGCTGGACCTGATCGGCCGCAAGGGATTCGCCTCCTACTTCCTGGTGGTGGCTGACATCGTCCGCGGGGATCCCTACGGGACCGGCAAAACGCGCCTCACCATCGGCCGGGGCAGCGGCGCCGCCTCCATCGTCAGCTACTGCCTGTTCATCACCCAGGTGGACCCCCTGCACCACAACCTCACCTTCGAGCGGTTCCTGCACGAGGAGCGCACCGACCTGCCCGACATCGACGTGGATTTCGCCTGGGACGAGCGGGACGAGGTGCTGGAGTACGTCTTCCAGAAATACGGCTACCAGCGGGCGGCCATGGTGGCCAACCACGTGACCCTGCAGCCCCGGGCCGCCGTGCGCGAGGTCGGCAAGGTCTACGGCCTGACCAACGAGGAGATCCTGGCCGTCACCCGGCGCATCACCCTGGTATTCGCCGAAGCGGGGCATGCCAACCTTTTCGGCCGGGACATCTACCCCCTGCAGCTGGACGGCGTCGGCCTTCCCGCACCGAAAACCGCCCCAACGCCCGCCCTCAACCTGGACGACACTCTGCGGCACATCCTCGACCTGGCCCTGCGCCTGGTGGGTGTCTTCCACTACCCATCGGTGCACCCCGGCGGCGTCATCGTGGTACCGGACGAGATCCGCCGCTACGTACCGGTGCTCACCGCCCCCAAGGGGGTCCCCATCGTCCAGTGGGAGAAGGACCAGGTGGAAGACGCCGGGCTGGTGAAGATCGATCTGCTGGGCAACCGCTCCTTGGCGGTGGTACGGGATACCCTGCGCCACATCAACCTCTACCGCCGACCCCAGGACCACTTCTCCTACCACCACATCCGGCCTGTCGGCGACCCCAAAACCACCGCTCTCATACAGCAGGGACGCACGATGGGGGTCTTCTACATTGAGAGCCCCGCCACCCGCCAGCTGCTCGCCAAGGCCGGCCGGGCCGACTTCGAGCACGTGGTCATCTACTCCTCCATCATCCGCCCCGCAGCCAACCGCTATATCAACCTCCTCATCCAGCGCATCCACGGCGCCCCCTGGCAGCTGCTCCACCCCGACCTGGACTTCCTGAACGAGAGCTACGGGATCATGGTCTACGAGGAGCAGGTCTTTCTGGCGGCCGTAGCGCTGGCTGGCTTCTCCTACGGGGAGGCCGACACCCTGCGCAAGATCGGCACTAAAAGGTCCCTGCGGCCCAGGATTCCAGCCTTAAAGGAAAGGTTTATCTCACAGGCAATTAAGCGCGGTTACGACAAAGAAATGATCCGTCATGTATGGGACATGATTGAAAGCTTCCAGGGGTACTCCTTCTGCAAGCCGCACTCGGCCTCGTACGCCATGCTGTCCTTCACCTGTGCCTACCTGAAAGCTCACTACCCGGCGGAGTTTCTGGCGGCGGTGATCTCCAACCGGGGCGGCTACTACTCGCCGTACGCCTATATGAGCGAGGCCCGGCGCCTGGGGGTTACCATCCTTCCGCCCCACATCAACCGCAGCCAGCGGGCATGGAAAGGGCATAACGGCAAAATCCGGGTGGGTTTCATGGAAATCCGCTCCCTCCAGGCTGCCAGCATTGCGGTCGTGCTTAATGAGCGCAAGCAGGGCGACTTCGCTTCTCTGGCGGATTTTCTGGAGCGTACCAGGATCCCCTTTGCCAACTGCCGGGCACTCATCCGCGCCGGCTGCTTTGACGAGCTGGAACCGGAGCGCTCCCGGCCCGACCTGCTGCTGCAGCTCATGGAGCGGCACGCCGCCGCCACCGCCGGGGCCCAAGTCGCCAGCGGGGTTCTGGCAGGCATCGAAAGTCAGCTGAGCGGCCCAGCAGGCAAAAGCGAGAGACAACACCCCCCTATGCGCCCCCTCACCGAGCGGCAACAGTTCGATATGGAAGTGGAATCCTTCGGTTATCCGCTGTCCCAACACCCGCTGGACCCCTTCCAGGAAGCCCTCCAGGGGCGGGCCACCCCGGCCCGTGGCATCCCCCACCACGTGGGAGCCACCATCACCCTGGCAGGGGTATGCCTTACCACCAAGACGGTGAAAACCCGGCAGGGCGAGGCCATGGAGTTCCTCACCTTCGAGGACCAGACGGGTTTGTTCGAGTGCGTTCTCTTTCCCGCCCAATACAAGCTGTTCAACGACCTGGTGCGCTGGGAGAAGCTGTTCCTTATCCGCGGGAAGGTGGAGGAAGCCTGGGGGGTCTATACAGTCACCATCGAGAAGCTGGTCAGCCTGGGACAATCAGTCAAGAAGTGGGCGCAGAAAAAATAGCGTCCCAGACAAGCGGATAATTTGATTTACATAGCGCGGTGCCCTATATTTTATATAACGAGCATTCCAATTCTCTCCGGCAGTAAGCGCAGAGTCTTGATCAATGGGGAAATAAAATGAGAAGTGGCAGTGTCCTTCCCTGGGTCTTTTTGGGCATCATTATCGGGATGTGCTTCTACGGCTGTTCAGAGCCAGAAGTAGAGACCCCGCGGTATGAGGCTTCGCCACTCGAACAAGCCTACCAGGAACAATCAGATCCGCTGCTAGGAAAATTCTTTGAGAACTGGCAGCAGGGAATCCCCCACATTTCAGATCAGGAGCTGTCGCAGCTGTCAGCGGCCAAGCGAGCGATTTTCGAAGTATTCACCAAATTTTATAATCCCTTCAATCTTTCAGCAACTGGTGGCTCGGAGTGGGGTGACTCCCTATATGCTGGCATCCGCTATGCGGTAATTCAGAACCGGGTGGATTTTGGATTCGTCCGAAACAACCTTCCTGATAGCCTTTGGATATATAGCTATCTCACGCCGGAAGTCGAAGACAGCATTCTAAACTTTCGGCCGCAGACACTCTTTTCAAATGCCCCATCGATCTATTATTCACAAAAATACCAGGACATTATCACCGCATTTATTGGTGATACAGCCGAAGTCTGGGAGCGGGTGGATTTTCTCAATCGATATATCCGCATTATTCCTGGGCATTGGTTTGGATGGCACGTCGAGACCCATCCACTCGCATCTTTCATTCTAATAGACTACGCCCTTGAACATGCTAAAGTATATTACCAAATTGTCTACCAGGGAGGATTCGCCTATCTCACTAAGCAGAACGGGCACTGGACCATCGCTCATGCTCAATTGACCTGGATTATGTAAGTACTGTCTACTCGTGCTCGGCGTGGAAGGCTGGGTGGACGAATCCGAAGCGCCGCCGATAGTAGTACCGGGATAGGTAGAAGTCGATGATGATGGGGATAAAGAGTAAAGGATAGCGCGAACCGACAAAAATGGCAAAGATCAAGACTAAATAGCGGTTGGTTCGCACTACGTCCCGCATGCGCCTGTAATATAAGGCCACTACAAAAAAGGGCAGGGTGAGAACGGCCGTTGTGGAGATCACCGGATCACCATTCCGGTAGCCCCATACAGTGGCGACAGCCGCCATAAGGGTGGCAATCGCGAGCGTGAAAGTGATCAGCACGTTGCTCGGTCTGGCACCAGCAGCGAGATGTTGCGGGCCGGGCGTGATCGCCGTCAACCCACTGACACCGGCGAAGGCCAGAAGGTAGGGTGCTGCCAGATTCAGACTGTCCACTAGCGGCGCGCCACTGGCGGCCCAGCCCAGGTAAAACAGGGCAGCACCGGCCAGGAGATGAATGCTGGCTTCAACTACCGGCCGATTCCCCCATATGGCTGGCAGTGAGCCGTACAACAAGCCCCATATCACAAAGAGGGCCGCGCCTGTCAGCAGGGCCAGCCAACCGCCTGGTATAACCAGTACCAAGCCAAGGCCAAGGAGGATCCACGTCAATCGCCGGGCTTTACCGGAAGCTATGTTTCCCTCCTTAAGCACCGAAGGATAGCCTTTAATGTCTAGTTCCCCCCCTTCCTGCAGCTGGGTCCGAAGGAAGGCCGCAGCGGTAATCAAAGTAACCCCGACGAAAAGCAGACAAATTCCCCAGTCCCAGGCCACCCGCCAGAAGAGGTTGGGCACGGAAAGCCATTGACCCCCGCCCAGGCCGGCAGCGGTGGTCACCCAGACGGGGATAAAGATGGTGGGTCGCAGCAGGAAGAGCCAGTCCAACCGGGGATATAATCTATCCAGCAGGTGGTCAAACGTCCCTTTCAGGCCGCTCTGTTCGGTTTGCAGGTGAGTGGAAGCAGTCTTTGCCATGGTATGAGTGTCAATTAACGATCGCTGGGCGTCCGTTTATTAATCTCGAAAATGTCCTTGTCGAACCCTTCCGACAGCGTGATAGGATAATCACCGGAGAAGCAAGCGGTGCAGAAGTGGTCGGGCGGCAAATCCATGCTGTCCAACATTCCTTTCAGCGAGATGTAAGTCAAGCTATCCACCCCCAGATAGGCCTCGATCTGGTCCTTTGTGCGCTGATTGGCAATTAGTTCCTCTTCCGTGGGGAAATCCAGGCCGAATTGACAGTGATGGCGGATAGGCGGCGAGCTGACCCGCACATGGACTTTTTTAACTCCCGCCTGGCGCAGAAGGCGCACCAGGTTGCGCATGGTCGTGCCCCGGACAATGCTGTCATCAACAATAACCACTTCCCGATCCGCCAGAACGCCTTTTACCGTATTGAACTTCAGTTTCACGGTGAGATCCCGCAGCTCCTGCTCGGGTCGAATGAAGCTCCGGCCAACGTAGTGGTTACGGATTAGACCGATTTCGTGTTTGATACCGCTGCGTGAGGAGTAACCCAGGGTGGCGGTATTGCTGGAGTCGGGCACCGAGATAACGATATCGGCCGTTGGCGCCGGGGCCTCCTCCGCCAGGGTCTTGCCCAGCTTGCGGCGTAATTTGTCCACGTTGGTGCCAAAAATCCGGGAATCAGGTCGGGAGAAGTAGATGTATTCGAATATGCAGTGCTTGGGGGTGCGCTTGGGCGGGTGATAAACGGATTGGAGTCCATCATTGTTAATGGCCAGGATTTCCCCCGGCTCAACGTCGCGCAACTCCTCGGCTCCCAGCAGGTCCAGGGCACACGTTTCGGAAGCCGCTACCCAGGTCTCCCCCAGCCTCCCCAGGGTGAACGGCCGCCAGCCGAAGGGATCCCGGGCCGCAATCAGCCCTTCCGGAGCCAGGATGAGCAGGGAATAGGCGCCCTCCACCTGCTCCAGGGCCGTCGCCAGCCGATCAAACATCCGCTCGTCGGAAGCCCGGGCCATGAGGTGGACAATAATTTCAGTATCGGTAGCGGTCTGGAAAATGGCCCCCTCCTTCTGGAGCCGCCGACGTGTGCCCGTCATATTTACCAGATTCCCATTGTGGGCAATGGAAACAGGCTCATCCTCCACATTGAAAAGCAGGGGTCCCACATTTATGACATCCAGACCACCAGTGGTTGAATAGCGCGTATGTCCGATGGCCATCGTGCCCGGCAGCTCTTTTAAGCTGACCGGATCGGCGAAAACGTCGGCGACCAGACCCTGTCCCATGTGACGGTGCACCCGCTCACCATCATAGGAAACGATGCCCGCTCCTTCCTGGCCGCGGTGCTGCTGGGCATACAAGCCCAGGTAGGCCAGGGTGGCGGCTTCAGGATTGCCGTAAATACCGATAATACCGCACATAGTCTAGCTATTACGTCGGTACAACCACCTCATGAGGTAAATAGTTCCAGAACCGCATCAAAGAGGATATAGGCCACCACACTGCCGGCAATGATGAAGAAAGCCATAGCCAGATACTTGGGCACTTTAAACCAGGTGCTGCCGGTTCTGAGTTCTTCAATGAAGTTCGGCACCTTCCACTGAACCAGGATAAAGATAGCGGTCAAGAGACCACCAATGGGAAGCATATAACCTGCTGAAAAATCTTCCAGGAAACTAAAGAAACTCTGCTGAGTGATGGGGTTGAGGATGTTGAATTCACCCTTCGAAAGAGAGGCAAAGACGCCTACTAGGGCAATGATTCCGCCGAAGGTATAGGTTGCCACCGGGCGGCTCCATTTTTTCTCATCGATGAAATAGGCGGTAACGACTTCGAGGATGGAAATAGCCGAGGTCAGGGCCGCCACGAAGAGGAGAAAGAAAAAGAAGACGGCGAAGACCCGTCCGCCCGGGATCTGGGGAAAGAGAGTAGGCAGCACCATGAAGACCAGGCCATCCCCCCCGGCCGGATTCTGACCGAAGGCGAAGACCGCACTGAAGATAGCCACCCCCGCCAACAGTGCGATGGAGGTATCCAGAATAATGACCCAAAAAGCGGACTTCACCAGGTCGGAATCGCGTCGCAGGTAGCTGCCGTAGGTAATCATGGCTCCCATGCCCAGGCTCATGGTGAAGAAAGACTGTCCCAGGGCTTGCATTACCCCGCTGGTACCCAGGTCTCCCCACTTGGGCTGGAACAGAAAGCGGATACCCTCCATCGAGCCCTTCAGGGTGATTCCCCGGATGACCAGTATCAACAGAATAGCCAGCAACAGGGGCATCAGGATCTTGCTCCAGCGCTCGATACCCCCCTTGACGCCCTTGGCAATGATCAGGATGCACAATCCCATGAAGATTAGGTGCCAGACAACGGGTCTGATGGGACTAGTGGTAAAACTATCGAACATCTGGCCGGCCAGATCGCTTCCAGGTACGAACTCGTTGAAAGTGCCTTTTATTGCCAGCCAGGTATAATTCATCGTCCACCCGCCTACTACGGCGTAAAAGGCGAGGATGACAAAGGCGGCGGACACTCCCAGGAAGCCGACCCATTTCCAGGCCGGGCGCTTCGCCAAAGTCCGGAAGGCGCCCACCGGATTAAGCTGCGTCTTGCGGCCGATGGCGAACTCCGCCAGCAATATCGGCAGTGCCACCACTAATAGGCAAGCCAGGTAAACCAGCGTAAAGGCAGCACCGCCATTCTGCCCGGCAACGTAGGGAAAGCGCCAGATATTTCCCAGGCCGACAGTCGATCCCGCCGCGGCCAGAATAAAACCTACCCGGCTGCCCCATTGTTCACGCTCCCTGGTCATGGACGCTCCTCAATCGGGTGGTTTGAAGGCAACCTGGCTAGTTGGGTGGTATCTGGTGGAAACGTACTCAGGTGGGCATCAACGTAGGCGTCCATCATACCCAGGAGGTAGACGAGCAGCGAGCGCCACGCATATTTGTTTCGCATATCGAGATAGTAGTTCTGGGAATGGGGCAACGAGGGCTCATAGTGGTTGTAGTGATCCCTGCTCTGCTGGAATTGATAGGCATAATACCCCTGGGCTGCTATCACCAGGATCGACTTCAGCCAGGCCCGATTGTAAATCTGCCCACCCCCGGGAATCAGTCCTAACAGCAGTGCCGTGCGAGGGTTCGGTACCCGCTGCAAAGTGTCTGATGAGGCAGGCTGTGTTTCGGGGGTCTGACCCCCAATAGACTGAAGGAGCACCAGGACCAGCACCAGCACCAATAACGGGCAGCGAGGTGATCTCACTAGATATTCCGCACGATCTGAATGGCCGACGGTAAGATGCGTAAATCGAGCTTATAGACGTCCAATCCCATTACTTCCCCATCAACATGCACCGGCATGGGCAGCTCGCTTACAACCGTGATATTAGCCCCGGTCAGCTGGGTCACCTCCTTAATTCTGTCGATGGTGCCGGTCTTTAGACGGCCAAAATTCGCGATGATCTTGAGGGGCGAAATATCCTCCACATGACAGACATGCAATATATGATCATCGACGCGTGCTGCCGGTGTCAGTTTAAGTCCCCCGCCGATAAACGGCCCGTTTCCGATTCCCACCAGATAAGTGGTACGGGAAATGGTCTGGTTATCGACGGTAAGGGTCATCGGAACGGCTTTCCAGCTCCACATGGTGCGGAAGATGGCCACTAGGATAACCAAGGGACCCCTGAGCCACTGGATCTGCTCGGCCTCGTAGTTGACCCGCCCATCAAAGCCGATGCCTACGGCGTTGACGAAGTAGCGCCCATTTACAAATCCCACATCGATGGGTGTAGCCGTTCCATGGCAGAGCAGCTCCATGGCTGCGTCGATACTCAGAGGAATACCGGCGCTGCGGGCGAAGTCATTGCCGGTCCCATAGGGGATAACCGCCAGGGGTGTGGTGCCACCCACCATCCCCTGCACTACCTCGTTGACAGTCCCATCACCCCCGAAGGCGGCCACCAGGTCATAGTCACGGGCGTGAGCCTTGGCCAGCTCGGTGGCGTGCTCGGGATTCTCCGTGACCATAAAGTCAAAGCTGCAGTAATCCTTGTGCTCCTTAGTGATTCGGCGCACCTTCTCCAGGGCTTTAACGGCCCCACCGCGGGAGGCGGCCGGGTTGGCAATGACCAAGATCTGCTTCATAGCCATCTCGAGACCGGAGATTTAAGTCTGGAGACTAGTTGCTGTTTTCCTTTAATAAACATTAAACTACTATCTTTTATGAGTTTCGAGTGAATTACCTCTGGAGCTGGTTCAAAACAGGCCCCGAGCCTCAAGTCCCTTCCCGTAAGGCTACCGCTTCGATTTCCACCTCGGCTCCCAGCGGC
Encoded here:
- a CDS encoding DNA polymerase III subunit alpha, with amino-acid sequence MFCHLNVHSHYSPLRGTAPVEALVERARSLGMTHLALTEVNGLWGFVRFTQLARQASLQPICGAHVLLRMHPCGMGGDHHTLPAQDVLLLVENRAGYANLCRLLSRVHDEPASDVAALLAAFGEGLFVLCPDPALLKRLAGILPADHLYGELRPGRDSTPLLAAGTELGLPPVATGEVCFLMPEDAELYRLLRAIDRNERLSDLPEWEVKSPQHYFADEAELRRRYPHCPEAVERAYELARRCHTDWDFSGTIFPGVGSGTDADTRLRQLVYTGAAQRYPAPLSPEVVARIEKELDLIGRKGFASYFLVVADIVRGDPYGTGKTRLTIGRGSGAASIVSYCLFITQVDPLHHNLTFERFLHEERTDLPDIDVDFAWDERDEVLEYVFQKYGYQRAAMVANHVTLQPRAAVREVGKVYGLTNEEILAVTRRITLVFAEAGHANLFGRDIYPLQLDGVGLPAPKTAPTPALNLDDTLRHILDLALRLVGVFHYPSVHPGGVIVVPDEIRRYVPVLTAPKGVPIVQWEKDQVEDAGLVKIDLLGNRSLAVVRDTLRHINLYRRPQDHFSYHHIRPVGDPKTTALIQQGRTMGVFYIESPATRQLLAKAGRADFEHVVIYSSIIRPAANRYINLLIQRIHGAPWQLLHPDLDFLNESYGIMVYEEQVFLAAVALAGFSYGEADTLRKIGTKRSLRPRIPALKERFISQAIKRGYDKEMIRHVWDMIESFQGYSFCKPHSASYAMLSFTCAYLKAHYPAEFLAAVISNRGGYYSPYAYMSEARRLGVTILPPHINRSQRAWKGHNGKIRVGFMEIRSLQAASIAVVLNERKQGDFASLADFLERTRIPFANCRALIRAGCFDELEPERSRPDLLLQLMERHAAATAGAQVASGVLAGIESQLSGPAGKSERQHPPMRPLTERQQFDMEVESFGYPLSQHPLDPFQEALQGRATPARGIPHHVGATITLAGVCLTTKTVKTRQGEAMEFLTFEDQTGLFECVLFPAQYKLFNDLVRWEKLFLIRGKVEEAWGVYTVTIEKLVSLGQSVKKWAQKK
- the purF gene encoding amidophosphoribosyltransferase — translated: MCGIIGIYGNPEAATLAYLGLYAQQHRGQEGAGIVSYDGERVHRHMGQGLVADVFADPVSLKELPGTMAIGHTRYSTTGGLDVINVGPLLFNVEDEPVSIAHNGNLVNMTGTRRRLQKEGAIFQTATDTEIIVHLMARASDERMFDRLATALEQVEGAYSLLILAPEGLIAARDPFGWRPFTLGRLGETWVAASETCALDLLGAEELRDVEPGEILAINNDGLQSVYHPPKRTPKHCIFEYIYFSRPDSRIFGTNVDKLRRKLGKTLAEEAPAPTADIVISVPDSSNTATLGYSSRSGIKHEIGLIRNHYVGRSFIRPEQELRDLTVKLKFNTVKGVLADREVVIVDDSIVRGTTMRNLVRLLRQAGVKKVHVRVSSPPIRHHCQFGLDFPTEEELIANQRTKDQIEAYLGVDSLTYISLKGMLDSMDLPPDHFCTACFSGDYPITLSEGFDKDIFEINKRTPSDR
- a CDS encoding sodium-dependent transporter; protein product: MTREREQWGSRVGFILAAAGSTVGLGNIWRFPYVAGQNGGAAFTLVYLACLLVVALPILLAEFAIGRKTQLNPVGAFRTLAKRPAWKWVGFLGVSAAFVILAFYAVVGGWTMNYTWLAIKGTFNEFVPGSDLAGQMFDSFTTSPIRPVVWHLIFMGLCILIIAKGVKGGIERWSKILMPLLLAILLILVIRGITLKGSMEGIRFLFQPKWGDLGTSGVMQALGQSFFTMSLGMGAMITYGSYLRRDSDLVKSAFWVIILDTSIALLAGVAIFSAVFAFGQNPAGGDGLVFMVLPTLFPQIPGGRVFAVFFFFLLFVAALTSAISILEVVTAYFIDEKKWSRPVATYTFGGIIALVGVFASLSKGEFNILNPITQQSFFSFLEDFSAGYMLPIGGLLTAIFILVQWKVPNFIEELRTGSTWFKVPKYLAMAFFIIAGSVVAYILFDAVLELFTS
- a CDS encoding DUF5683 domain-containing protein yields the protein MRSPRCPLLVLVLVLVLLQSIGGQTPETQPASSDTLQRVPNPRTALLLGLIPGGGQIYNRAWLKSILVIAAQGYYAYQFQQSRDHYNHYEPSLPHSQNYYLDMRNKYAWRSLLVYLLGMMDAYVDAHLSTFPPDTTQLARLPSNHPIEERP
- a CDS encoding diacylglycerol kinase family protein, coding for MKQILVIANPAASRGGAVKALEKVRRITKEHKDYCSFDFMVTENPEHATELAKAHARDYDLVAAFGGDGTVNEVVQGMVGGTTPLAVIPYGTGNDFARSAGIPLSIDAAMELLCHGTATPIDVGFVNGRYFVNAVGIGFDGRVNYEAEQIQWLRGPLVILVAIFRTMWSWKAVPMTLTVDNQTISRTTYLVGIGNGPFIGGGLKLTPAARVDDHILHVCHVEDISPLKIIANFGRLKTGTIDRIKEVTQLTGANITVVSELPMPVHVDGEVMGLDVYKLDLRILPSAIQIVRNI